The nucleotide window CCGGTACTTTTTGGGGGTGTCTGCGCAAAAAAAGGATGGGCTAGAAAATCTTCCAGAAGTTCTTTATTTACTTGTCCTGACGCAGCCCAATCGCCATTGGCATCGTAGCTTTTTCCCAGATTTTTCAATATCCAGGCATCCATAAGCACGTTGCCGGGGCCGGTATCGAAACCAAGCGTTTTCCCCGAGCGTGGTAGCCAGGTGATGTTGGCCATGCCGCCGATGTTCACTACAGCTCGATCTATATTTGGTTTCTGGAAAATTGCCTGATGAAAGGCCGGCACAAGCGGCGCACCTTGGCCACCAGCTGCCATATCGCGACGGCGGAAATCCGCAACCGTGGTAATGCCGGTACGTTCTGCGATGGTATTAGGGTCGCCAATTTGCAAGGTAAACGGATATTTCACTGTGCCGGGAGGACGATGGCGAATCGTTTGGCCGTGGCTGCCAATCGCCAGAATTTGGTTTGGGCTAATGCCTGTTGTGCTTAACAGCTGATTAATTGAATCCGCAAAAATTTCGCCCAATTGACGATCTAACTCGCCCATACGATCAATTTCATTATCAGCGGGGTTGCCAAGATGGTGAATCTGCTGGCGAATATCGGAAGGTAAAGGCAGGGAATGGGTTGCGGCAAGTTGGACTTGGTTGTTTGCAAAATCGACCAGCGCTAGATCTACGGCATCAGCACTGGTGCCAGACATAAGACCAAGATAATACTCAGTGCTCATTAGTTGGATTTAGTTTTGGTCTCGCCCAAGGCCAAGCGGCTATTGCGCTCAGAGCTTTGCAATTGCGCAACCAAGGTTTGGGTTGCTGAATTGAAGCGATCTTTTTCGTTGGAGGCAATGCCCATAGATTGTGGCAGTTGTACGGTAACAGGGTTGCGTACCTGTCCATTGACGTGGAATTCATAGTGCAAGTGCGGGCCGCTCGCCAAACCTGTTTTACCTACAGCACCAATCACTTGGCCTTGGCTAACGCGTGAACCGGTAGAGATACCTTTCGCAAAACTATTCATATGGCCATAACGGGTTTCGTAACCTTGACCATGCTGGATAACAATCAGGTTGCCGTAACCGCCTTGGCGGCCAGCGAAAATCACTTTACCGTCACCGGTAGCACGAATCGGCGTACCTATAGCAGCGGCATAGTCAGTACCTTTATGGGCACGAATGGTATTCAATACTGGGTGAAGACGAGACAAGCTAAATGCAGAACTAATACGTACAAAATCCACCGGTGTACGCAAGAAAGCCTTGTTTAAGCCTTTGCCATCAGGGGTGTAGTAGCGTGTTACTCCATCTTTATTGGTATAGCGTACTGCGCGGTAGGTTTTGCCAGCATTGGTAAATTCGGCAGTGAGAATAGCGCCAGTACCGATTTTTTTGTTGTTGAGATATTGCTCTTCAAACAGGACTTTGAATTGGTCACCTTTTTGGATATCGAGCGCAAAGTCTACGTCATAGCCAAAAATATTGGCGAGTTCCATAGTAAGGGTATTCGGGAGTCCAGCTTGCTTACCTGCCAAAAACAGGGAACTATTGATGGTGCCTTCGCGGAAGGTGCGTTTAACTTCAGGCTTTAACGAAATTTGTTGGCTGGTAAAACCGGTTTCGTTGCGGGTAAATTTAAGCGAGTCTAAATTGTTTTTATAGTATTTGAGTTCTTGCAGTTTGCCTTGCGTGTCCACTAGAAATTCGAATTTCTGTCCCGGCGCTATGCTTCGTAAATCTTTAGCACTTTTATTACCATCAAACAGCTCGTAAATATCTCGATCATTAAGCCCCATGCGCGCAAATACGCTGGATAGGTTATCACCTGACTTGATAGTGAGCTCCTGCATGGCTGGCTTGACCGGTTTGGCTTCTTTAGCAGCAACAGCAGCTTCGGGTTTGAGAATGCTATTGATGTCTGAAAATGCCAAGCCATTGATGGCTGTAGCAAGAGTCTGATTTGATGGTTTTGCCAGGAGAAGACTTGTATCAGGCAGCGAATCAGCTAATTCTGTGTCGGTGATAATATCTTGGGTGGTAACTTCAAAGGATTCTTGCGGAAGAGGTTGTTCTGGATTTAACGCCAATATGACCAATAAGCTTGCAACCAAAGAACTCGCCGCAACCAAATGGCCACGCGGGAGTTGTTCTAAAGCGGTGCATAGCACTTTCTTAGAGGTTTTTATTATTGGATGCATAACTAAAAGGCTAACTCGGCATATGTTCGTTATCAGACAGATATTTATAGCAGAAAAAATTTTTAAAGACACCTTTAAAATTCATATTTTGTAACTTGTCTATGTATGGGGTGTGATTTCTACACAACATCCGGTATGGTGCTCTGCTTTTTTGGTTCTAAGGCTGTTTATCGGTGATTTATGACGACAATTGACACGAATTTCCTGCAAGAATTGCAAGATCGCGGTTTAATCGCACAGACAACTGGTGGCGATACTTTAGCTGAGCATCTCAATTCTGCAAGTCGCACCCTTTATTGTGGCTTCGACCCAACTGCCGATAGTCTCCATATAGGCAGTCTCGTTCCTTTGTTAATGCTCAAGCGCTTCCAGCTGGCCGGCCACAAACCAATCGCTTTAGTTGGTGGTGCAACAGGTCTGATTGGAGATCCCAGTTTCAAAGCACAAGAGCGCAAGTTGAATACACCAGATGTGGTTGCATCATGGGTTGATAAGTTGCGCACCCAGGTTTCCCGTTTTATTGATTTCGATAAGGGTGCCATCTCGGCGGATGTTGTAAACAACCTTGATTGGGTCGGTAAGGTTGATGTACTTAGCTTCCTGCGCGATGTGGGCAAGCACTTCTCTATTAACAATATGATTAATAAGGAATCGGTAAAGCAGCGTATTGAGCGCGAAGGTGAAGGTATTTCTTTTACTGAGTTCACCTATATGTTGCTGCAATCATACGACTTTGCCGAGTTGTATGAGCGCAATCAGTGCACCCTGCAAATTGGTGGTAGTGATCAGTGGGGTAATATCACCGGCGGTATCGATCTCACTCGTCGTATGCATGGCGGTCATGTATTTGGTCTGACTATGCCTTTGGTGACTAAAGCTGATGGCACCAAGTTCGGAAAAACCGAAACGGGTACCGTGTGGTTGGATTCGTCTAAAACCTCCCCCTATGCTTTCTACCAATTCTGGCTTAATACTGCTGATGCTGATGTGTACAAATTCCTGCGTTACTTCACCTTCTTAAGTGTCGCCCAAATTGCTGCGATAGAAGCAGAAGATATTGCGCGCGCAGCCAAGCCCGAGGCTCAACGAATTCTCGCTGAAGAAATGACCCGTTTGGTTCATGGTGAAGATGGGCTTCTTGCTGCGCAACGCATCACCCAGGCATTGTTTAGTGATGATCTTGCTGGTTTAAGTGAATCAGATTTCGAACAGCTACAACAGGATGGTCTTCCTTCATCTAAATTGCAGCGTGCCGATATCGACGAAATACCCTTAACTCAAATTCTGGCTGATGTTGAAATGGCGTCATCCGGCAAGCAAGTTAAAGATGCCTTGGTTCGCAATGCGGTTTTCATTAATGGTGAAGCAAAATCTATTGACGACAACATGCAATCTGCAATTTCCTTCTCTGCTGAAAAAGCTTTTTTCAAGCGCTTCTATTTAGTGAAATTGGGTAAGAAAAAGTATCACTTGTTTGATGTTGCTTAAAAAATATTCGTTATGGTTGGCGAATATTCTAAATCGCAACTAAAGTAAAAATCCGCGCAGAAAAAGCTTGCATTGGAATGGGAGGGTGCCTATAGTTCGCGCCCTCGCCGAGCAGGCGGTTTTGGTCTCCGGATAAAA belongs to Cellvibrio zantedeschiae and includes:
- a CDS encoding anhydro-N-acetylmuramic acid kinase, with the protein product MSTEYYLGLMSGTSADAVDLALVDFANNQVQLAATHSLPLPSDIRQQIHHLGNPADNEIDRMGELDRQLGEIFADSINQLLSTTGISPNQILAIGSHGQTIRHRPPGTVKYPFTLQIGDPNTIAERTGITTVADFRRRDMAAGGQGAPLVPAFHQAIFQKPNIDRAVVNIGGMANITWLPRSGKTLGFDTGPGNVLMDAWILKNLGKSYDANGDWAASGQVNKELLEDFLAHPFFAQTPPKSTGREAFNLAWLDNRLAQKTLSPADIQATLLALTAESIAKDIKHLTTSACEVFICGGGAYNLKLMAELAQRLPQATVASTAALGIAPQWIEAMAFAWLAYQTMNRKHGNLSAVTGAKREVVLGGVYFA
- a CDS encoding peptidoglycan DD-metalloendopeptidase family protein gives rise to the protein MHPIIKTSKKVLCTALEQLPRGHLVAASSLVASLLVILALNPEQPLPQESFEVTTQDIITDTELADSLPDTSLLLAKPSNQTLATAINGLAFSDINSILKPEAAVAAKEAKPVKPAMQELTIKSGDNLSSVFARMGLNDRDIYELFDGNKSAKDLRSIAPGQKFEFLVDTQGKLQELKYYKNNLDSLKFTRNETGFTSQQISLKPEVKRTFREGTINSSLFLAGKQAGLPNTLTMELANIFGYDVDFALDIQKGDQFKVLFEEQYLNNKKIGTGAILTAEFTNAGKTYRAVRYTNKDGVTRYYTPDGKGLNKAFLRTPVDFVRISSAFSLSRLHPVLNTIRAHKGTDYAAAIGTPIRATGDGKVIFAGRQGGYGNLIVIQHGQGYETRYGHMNSFAKGISTGSRVSQGQVIGAVGKTGLASGPHLHYEFHVNGQVRNPVTVQLPQSMGIASNEKDRFNSATQTLVAQLQSSERNSRLALGETKTKSN
- the tyrS gene encoding tyrosine--tRNA ligase is translated as MTTIDTNFLQELQDRGLIAQTTGGDTLAEHLNSASRTLYCGFDPTADSLHIGSLVPLLMLKRFQLAGHKPIALVGGATGLIGDPSFKAQERKLNTPDVVASWVDKLRTQVSRFIDFDKGAISADVVNNLDWVGKVDVLSFLRDVGKHFSINNMINKESVKQRIEREGEGISFTEFTYMLLQSYDFAELYERNQCTLQIGGSDQWGNITGGIDLTRRMHGGHVFGLTMPLVTKADGTKFGKTETGTVWLDSSKTSPYAFYQFWLNTADADVYKFLRYFTFLSVAQIAAIEAEDIARAAKPEAQRILAEEMTRLVHGEDGLLAAQRITQALFSDDLAGLSESDFEQLQQDGLPSSKLQRADIDEIPLTQILADVEMASSGKQVKDALVRNAVFINGEAKSIDDNMQSAISFSAEKAFFKRFYLVKLGKKKYHLFDVA